TTCCACCGTcttatcattatcatcatcatcaattcatcatcatcatcaataatcCAGATGCTCACCAAATTCGTCATTCATAGACATGTCTCTGTTTCTGAAAGACGATTCGATTCAAATTCGCGAAGTCTGGAACGATAACCTTCAAGAAGAAATGGATCTGATCCGAGATGTCGTCGACGACTTCCCTTACGTCGCCATGGACACTGAGTTCCCCGGCATCGTCGTCCGACCTGTCGGAACTTTCAAATCCAACGCTGATTACCACTACGAAACCTTGAAGACGAACGTCAACATCCTCAAGATGATCCAGCTTGGCCTCACTTTCTCCAATGAACAAGGCAACCTCCCTACCTGTGGCACTGACAAGTATTGCATCTGGCAATTCAATTTCCGAGAATTCGATCTCGATTCCGATATCTTCGCTCTCGATTCCATCGAGCTTCTCAAGCAATCAGGCATCGACCTTGCCAAAAACACGCTAGACGGGATCGATTCCAAGAGATTCGCAGAGCTCTTAATGTCCTCCGGGATCGTCTTGAACGAAAACGTGCATTGGGTTACATTCCACAGTGGGTACGATTTCGGATACTTGCTAAAGCTCTTGACTTGCCAAAACCTGCCGGATTCGCAAACAGACTTCTTCAAGCTCATCAACGTTTATTTTCCGACCGTGTACGACATTAAACACCTGATGAAGTTCTGCAACAGCCTTCACGGTGGTCTCAACAAGCTTGCGGAGTTGCTGGAAGTGGAGAGAGTTGGGATCTGTCACCAAGCTGGTTCGGATAGTTTACTCACGTCTTGTACTTTCAGAAAGCTCAAGGAGAATTTCTTCGTTGGTCCGTTGCACAAATATTCTGGTGTTTTGTATGGATTAGGTGTTGAAAATGGTCAGGTTGCTATCtagcaaaaaattaaataaaaaatttcctgaaaactattttctctctttttccattATAAGAATGCATCATCAGACACTTATAACTCCACAAAATGTAGGatctaaattcaaaataatttaatgaaaCATGAAAATGAAGAGGTATGATCACAATTGTCTGAAAGTTGAACTGTTTTGTGTCTGAAAATAAAGAGGCGAATGGGAAAAATGTTAGTTACCGTATGGATATGGTTGCGTGGGCCTAATATAAGGCCCACTGTTGCTATTGGATAGGGCCATTAAATTGCAATCAGCGTTTAGTTGGTATTATTGAATCTCAAGCCTCTTCTTCGCGCAAGCTTcggtcatcatcatctgaggTTAGTGACTTgacactcttcttctccgacgaTTCTGAGGTTCATTTTCGTGACATACGGGGTTTCTATGTGATTACTGAGAACTTTGCCTTTCGCGCCGGTTCtcgttgattttttttttcgatttaGGTATTTCCATGTGAGACTAACATTTGTGGCTCGTTTACTCGCAGATCAAAGGGACAGAGAACGTGTCTGGGTAAGTTTTAATGGTGTTTCTGGGTTATTGCTCTTATTTCCTAGTTGCGAATCTGCTGATTTGGTGAAGGATATAGCGTTCTAGGTTTTTTTAACTTGGTGTCTGTGATAGTAAACGCATTTACTAGTTATTGTCAAGATTTTGATTACTTACATCGTTGTGACCATCATTTCGATTGGTCTTCATATGTGCTTTTGCCTGTTCATTTATCTAATggttctctttgttttgtttggcaTAATAAAAGTCCAACTCTTAGTTGCTTAATTTCTTCTATTCTAACATGACTCTTAGAATTCTCACTACAGAAcctgttttgtttcttaaatctGTTTTTCGTCAACTAATCCTATAAATCTGGTGATTACAGGCCACCTACTAGGATGGATAACAGTTCTGATGAAGAGTCAGAGATCAGTGAGTCTGAGATAGATGTCTATTATGAAAAACCTTACGAGAAACTGATGAATGGGGATTACAAGGTTAAGGTGAAGGACACATTCAGGTGTCCCTTTTGCGctgggaagaagaagcagcatTACAAGTATAAGGAGCTACTTGCTCATGCGTCTGGTGTTGCCAAAGGATCTGCGAGTAGAAGTGCTAAGCAAAAAGCAAATCACTTTGCGTTGGCTAAATACATGGAGAACGAGCTTGCTGGTGATGCTGATGTCCCACGCCCACAAATCCCCTCTTCCTCAACGGAGCAGTCTCAGGCAGTTGTGGATGACATTTATGTCTGGCCTTGGATGGGGATTGTCATCAACCCTGTAAGAAGAACTGATAACAAGAATGTGCTCCTTGATTCAGCCTACTGGTTGAAGAAGCTCGCTAGGTTCAATCCTCTTGAGGTGAAAACCCTTTGGCTTGACCAGGAATCCGTAGTTGCCGTCATTCCTCAGTTTAACAGTGGTTGGAGTGGGTTTAAGAGTGTCACAGAGCTTGAGAAGGAATATGAGATTAGGGGCTGCGGCAGAAAGGACTGGATTGATAAAAGAGGAGACTGGAGGTCTAAGGCTTATGGTTGGTGCGCACGTGCAGATGACTACAACTCTCAAGGGTCGATAGCAGAGTACCTGTCCAAAGTAGGAAAACTGAGAAGTTTCTCTGATATCACCAAGGAGGAAATTCAGAATAAGAGTATTGTGGTGGATGATCTAGCAAATAAAATTGCTATGACAAATGAGGATCTGAACAAGCTCCAGTACATGAACAATGAGAAAACGCTCTCTCTGCGGAGGGTTCTCATAGAGAAAGACGAGCTGGACCGAGTTTATAAACAAGGTTTGTACTGAAAACTGATTGCTTGTGTTTCACCATGGCTGCATCCGAGTTTATGTTTGTGTCGTCTCTGTACTTTTTTctccagaaacaaaaaaaatgcagGAGTTATCGCGGGAGAAAATAAACAGGATctttagagaaaaagagaggctAACCAATGAACTGGAGGCTAAGATGAATAATCTGAAGATTTGGTCCAAACAATTGGACAAGAAGCAAGCATTAACTGAACTGGAGAGACAAAAGCTTGATGAAGACAAGAAGAAGGTAATATTTTGTCATTATAGTATACTTATGCGTTGATGTTTCCAGTGTACTGatgatctttttgttttcctttgttaTGGCAGAGCGATGTCATGAACAGCTCCCTCCAGTTGGCTTCCCTGGAGCAGAAAAAGACAGATGATCGTGTCCTAAGACTTGTGGATGAACACAAGGTCTGTTTTCAGTAAATGGTCAAACTAGATTTATCTGTGCGTGTCAAATTCCACacagtttaaaaaaaaaaaaagttccaaAAAAAGATGTCTTGTTTGCGTTTAAAGATTccaacattcttctttctGAACTCCAGAGGAAAAAAGAGGAGACGTTGAACAAGATCCTTCAGCTTGAGAAGGAGTTAGACAGCAAGCAGAAACTTCAAATGGAGATTCAGGAGCTGAAAGGAAAGCTGAAAGTCATGAAGcatgaggatgaagatgacgagggcattaagaagaaaatgaagaagatgaaggaagagCTAGAGGAAAAGTGTTCTGAGTTACAAGATCTAGAGGATACTAACTCGGCTCTCATGGTAAAAGAACGTAAAAGCAATGATGAGATAGTAGAAGCACGCAAATTTTTGATTACggtaatatattttaaatgctTCCATGTTTTTGGGTGCTAGTGTAATATGTAGAGTGAAATGTTGGTGACATGGTCAAACGCTAATCGGTTGAGAAATCTGTATGATGAGGATGCACAAGGGTGATTTCCCAACTGCTTTAGGTTTCTGTTAAACAGCGTTACAGATGCTCACCGTGATATAGGTCCATAATCTGTGAATAGTTCCGAGCGGCCATAATGGAACCTGAGCTGTGAATGATTAATTGTTTgcatgttatgttttttttttttcaggaaTTGAGAGAATTGGTGAGTGATCGAAACATCATCAGGGTAAAGAGGATGGGAGAACTTGAGGAAAAGCCCTTCATGACAGCATGCAGGCAGAGATGCacagttgaagaagaagctcaggTGCAGTATGCCATGCTTTGCTCGAAATGGCAGGAAAAGGTCAAGGATTCAGCGTGGCAGCCATTCAAACATGTGGGGACTGGAGACAGAAAGAAGGTTTGTTTATGGCTCATGTTACATGGAAATTCTTTTTGAGAAGCATTTGTCTGGAGAACTAGTAGTGATGGTGTTGTTATATGGAAATGGTACAGGAAGTggtggatgaagaagatgaggaaataaagaaactgAGAGAAGAGTGGggagaagaagtgaagaatgCAGTTAAGACAGCACTGGAGGAGCTTAATGAGTTTAATCCTAGTGGGCGCTACTCAGTCCCAGAACTGTGGAATTCCAAGCAAGGAAGAAAAGCCACACTGAAAGAAGTGATTGATTACATTACGCAGCAGGTCAAAACTCTCAAACGCAGACGAGCCTAAAAGGTAATCACTATGTTGTTCCTTCAGTTTGTACTTTGTAGTATTGTCTTCTCATTGATCTTGGTacacaaaaaatcttaagctAGAAATAGATGTGCTTATGCATTAGTAAAGTCTACAGATACGTTTTGTGTCATAActtgcaaatatttttttttttttttggttttaagatatgaaaacatataaattaagatttcAGCTAATTAGTTCTATGGTGCTTGTGTTGCAGGAAACAAACATATGCCGGAGGGAATAGATAAATTTGGCCGTGGTTGCATACTTTTAACTGTTATGTAGTAGTATTGGGGCTTTTCTGGGGATGCCGGAGGGATGAATTTATTAATTGCAAAAATCCTCGATAAGCCCCAAGACCTGTTATGTAGTATTGGGGCTTTTCTGTCTCACGGTGGGCCTTTTAACCGTTTATTTGAGGCAATTAACTTCAGATATCAGCGATTTCTGTACTGACTAATAATTCGTGGGCCTAATGAAAGGCCCACTGTTGCTTTTTAAACGGGCCCAATAAGTTACAATCAGtgagtttattttataaaaaaaaagattacacGTGTATCTATCTAATTGCTTCGCACAGCCAGAGGCCATCGGAGGTTAATTCGTGGATTCTGAAACTCA
This sequence is a window from Arabidopsis thaliana chromosome 1 sequence. Protein-coding genes within it:
- a CDS encoding Polynucleotidyl transferase, ribonuclease H-like superfamily protein (Polynucleotidyl transferase, ribonuclease H-like superfamily protein; FUNCTIONS IN: ribonuclease activity, nucleic acid binding; INVOLVED IN: RNA modification; LOCATED IN: nucleus; EXPRESSED IN: 24 plant structures; EXPRESSED DURING: 15 growth stages; CONTAINS InterPro DOMAIN/s: Ribonuclease CAF1 (InterPro:IPR006941), Polynucleotidyl transferase, ribonuclease H fold (InterPro:IPR012337); BEST Arabidopsis thaliana protein match is: Polynucleotidyl transferase, ribonuclease H-like superfamily protein (TAIR:AT2G32070.1); Has 910 Blast hits to 900 proteins in 224 species: Archae - 0; Bacteria - 0; Metazoa - 254; Fungi - 149; Plants - 385; Viruses - 0; Other Eukaryotes - 122 (source: NCBI BLink).), translating into MSLFLKDDSIQIREVWNDNLQEEMDLIRDVVDDFPYVAMDTEFPGIVVRPVGTFKSNADYHYETLKTNVNILKMIQLGLTFSNEQGNLPTCGTDKYCIWQFNFREFDLDSDIFALDSIELLKQSGIDLAKNTLDGIDSKRFAELLMSSGIVLNENVHWVTFHSGYDFGYLLKLLTCQNLPDSQTDFFKLINVYFPTVYDIKHLMKFCNSLHGGLNKLAELLEVERVGICHQAGSDSLLTSCTFRKLKENFFVGPLHKYSGVLYGLGVENGQVAI
- the FDM5 gene encoding XH/XS domain-containing protein, producing MDNSSDEESEISESEIDVYYEKPYEKLMNGDYKVKVKDTFRCPFCAGKKKQHYKYKELLAHASGVAKGSASRSAKQKANHFALAKYMENELAGDADVPRPQIPSSSTEQSQAVVDDIYVWPWMGIVINPVRRTDNKNVLLDSAYWLKKLARFNPLEVKTLWLDQESVVAVIPQFNSGWSGFKSVTELEKEYEIRGCGRKDWIDKRGDWRSKAYGWCARADDYNSQGSIAEYLSKVGKLRSFSDITKEEIQNKSIVVDDLANKIAMTNEDLNKLQYMNNEKTLSLRRVLIEKDELDRVYKQETKKMQELSREKINRIFREKERLTNELEAKMNNLKIWSKQLDKKQALTELERQKLDEDKKKSDVMNSSLQLASLEQKKTDDRVLRLVDEHKRKKEETLNKILQLEKELDSKQKLQMEIQELKGKLKVMKHEDEDDEGIKKKMKKMKEELEEKCSELQDLEDTNSALMVKERKSNDEIVEARKFLITELRELVSDRNIIRVKRMGELEEKPFMTACRQRCTVEEEAQVQYAMLCSKWQEKVKDSAWQPFKHVGTGDRKKEVVDEEDEEIKKLREEWGEEVKNAVKTALEELNEFNPSGRYSVPELWNSKQGRKATLKEVIDYITQQVKTLKRRRA
- the FDM5 gene encoding XH/XS domain-containing protein, translating into MDNSSDEESEISESEIDVYYEKPYEKLMNGDYKVKVKDTFRCPFCAGKKKQHYKYKELLAHASGVAKGSASRSAKQKANHFALAKYMENELAGDADVPRPQIPSSSTEQSQAVVDDIYVWPWMGIVINPVRRTDNKNVLLDSAYWLKKLARFNPLEVKTLWLDQESVVAVIPQFNSGWSGFKSVTELEKEYEIRGCGRKDWIDKRGDWRSKAYGWCARADDYNSQGSIAEYLSKVGKLRSFSDITKEEIQNKSIVVDDLANKIAMTNEDLNKLQYMNNEKTLSLRRVLIEKDELDRVYKQETKKMQELSREKINRIFREKERLTNELEAKMNNLKIWSKQLDKKQALTELERQKLDEDKKKSDVMNSSLQLASLEQKKTDDRVLRLVDEHKRKKEETLNKILQLEKELDSKQKLQMEIQELKGKLKVMKHEDEDDEGIKKKMKKMKEELEEKCSELQDLEDTNSALMCNM
- a CDS encoding Polynucleotidyl transferase, ribonuclease H-like superfamily protein (Polynucleotidyl transferase, ribonuclease H-like superfamily protein; FUNCTIONS IN: ribonuclease activity, nucleic acid binding; INVOLVED IN: RNA modification; LOCATED IN: nucleus; EXPRESSED IN: 24 plant structures; EXPRESSED DURING: 15 growth stages; CONTAINS InterPro DOMAIN/s: Ribonuclease CAF1 (InterPro:IPR006941), Polynucleotidyl transferase, ribonuclease H fold (InterPro:IPR012337); BEST Arabidopsis thaliana protein match is: Polynucleotidyl transferase, ribonuclease H-like superfamily protein (TAIR:AT2G32070.1).) — protein: MSLFLKDDSIQIREVWNDNLQEEMDLIRDVVDDFPYVAMDTEFPGIVVRPVGTFKSNADYHYETLKTNVNILKMIQLGLTFSNEQGNLPTCGTDKYCIWQFNFREFDLDSDIFALDSIELLKQSGIDLAKNTLDGIDSKRFAELLMSSGIVLNENVHWVTFHSGYDFGYLLKLLTCQNLPDSQTDFFKLINVYFPTVYDIKHLMKFCNSLHGGLNKLAELLEVERVGICHQAGSDSLLTSCTFRKLKENFFVGPLHKYSGVLYGLGVENEANGKNVSYRMDMVAWA